GCTGGACACCAACAAGGACGGCTATGTGTCGGAACAGGAACGGATGGCCGCCTATGGCGGCGGCACGCAGCAGCAGGCGGGCGGCGTGACGTCCAACCGCCTCAGCGGCGACATGCTGCGGACATTGATGCAGGGCATCAACGAGGTTGCCGCGTAGCCTTGTGGGTTCGGATGCGCGGCACGGGAAAAGGCGGTCGGCGGGTGGCGCCGGCCGCCTTTTCTTTTTGAAGAACGGCCCTCAAACCGCCCGGCTGTGCCGCCCGGCGCCCTTGGACAGGTGGGTGTCGAAACGGGCGGCGACGATGCGCATCAGGGGGCGGGCGCTCTCCGGCACATGGACGCGCCGGCCCTCCACCACCGCGACGCCGTCGGCGACCAGATCGGCCATGCCCTCCAGCTCCGCGTCGAAGGCCGACTCAGGCAAGCCGTGAGCTTGGGCGATGGCGGCGGTGTCGACCGACAGGTCGCACATCAGCCGCATGATCAAGTCGCGCCGCACCTTGTCGTCCGTGGTCAGCGCGATGCCCTTGCCGGTGGGCAGGCGGCCTTCCTCGATGGCGGTGGCGTAATGGTCGAAGGGCACGGCGTTCTGCACATAGCCCTGCGGCAGCGCGCCGATGGAGGAGGAACCGAAGCCCAGCAGCACCTCGGCGTCGTCGGTGGTGTAGCCCTGGAAGTTGCGGCCCAGCCGCCCTTCCTCCTGCTGCACCGCCAGTTCATCGCCGGGACGGGCGAAATGGTCGAGACCGATGGCGCTGTAGCCGGCGGCGGCCAGCGTGTCGCCGATGGCGGCGAACTGCTCCCACCGGCCAATCGAACCGGCCAGCGCCGCCTCGTCGATCTTCTTCTGGTGGGTCTTCATCCACGGCACATGGGCGTAACCGAAGACCGACAGCCGATCCGGCGCCATCTCCAACGCGATCTCGGCGGAACGGGTGACGCTCTCCACCGACTGGTGCGGCAGGCCGTACATCAGGTCGAGGTTGACGCTGGTGATCCCGGCCTCCTTCAGCCAGGCCAGCGCCTGTTCGGTGACGGCGCGCGGCTGGACGCGGTTGATCGCCTGCTGCACCGTCTCGTCGAAATCCTGCACGCCCAGCGAGGCGCGGTTGACACCGGCGCGGCCCAGCGCCGCCGCCATTTCCGCCGTCAGGGTGCGCGGGTCGATCTCCACCGCCAGTTCGGCATCGGCGGCGACGTCGAAGCGGGTGCGCAGCAGCGCGATGATCGCCTCGAAGTCGTCCGGCGCCATCATGGTCGGGGTGCCGCCGCCGAAATGGATGTGGCGCACCGCCAGCCGGCCGGGAACGCGCTCCGCCACCATGGCGATCTCGCGCCGCAGATGGCCGAGATACTCGGCGATCGGCTCGTAGCGCGCGACGATCTTGGTGTGGC
The Azospirillum sp. TSA2s DNA segment above includes these coding regions:
- the hemN gene encoding oxygen-independent coproporphyrinogen III oxidase; translated protein: MNAITALAVKPAPAPSRSHGVDPALLAKYDGLRVPRYTSYPTAPHFTPKVNGDVYGGWLEAIDPTRSGSLYLHIPFCQKMCWYCGCHTKIVARYEPIAEYLGHLRREIAMVAERVPGRLAVRHIHFGGGTPTMMAPDDFEAIIALLRTRFDVAADAELAVEIDPRTLTAEMAAALGRAGVNRASLGVQDFDETVQQAINRVQPRAVTEQALAWLKEAGITSVNLDLMYGLPHQSVESVTRSAEIALEMAPDRLSVFGYAHVPWMKTHQKKIDEAALAGSIGRWEQFAAIGDTLAAAGYSAIGLDHFARPGDELAVQQEEGRLGRNFQGYTTDDAEVLLGFGSSSIGALPQGYVQNAVPFDHYATAIEEGRLPTGKGIALTTDDKVRRDLIMRLMCDLSVDTAAIAQAHGLPESAFDAELEGMADLVADGVAVVEGRRVHVPESARPLMRIVAARFDTHLSKGAGRHSRAV